One window from the genome of Tolypothrix sp. NIES-4075 encodes:
- a CDS encoding DUF4089 domain-containing protein: MERKFDVGEYVDLMGLLVDLRLRDEYRDGVVANFERIKAIAQIVNSFELPDDVEAAPIFEL; encoded by the coding sequence ATGGAGAGAAAGTTTGATGTGGGTGAGTATGTAGATTTGATGGGGTTGTTGGTGGATTTGCGGTTGAGGGATGAATATCGGGATGGTGTGGTGGCAAATTTTGAGAGAATTAAGGCGATCGCTCAAATTGTGAATTCGTTTGAGTTACCGGATGATGTTGAAGCTGCACCAATTTTTGAATTATGA